Proteins encoded together in one Bombus affinis isolate iyBomAffi1 chromosome 2, iyBomAffi1.2, whole genome shotgun sequence window:
- the LOC126923559 gene encoding E3 ubiquitin-protein ligase RNF13-like isoform X1, whose product MKQCCLSHQLQLWLTFLVFCVMCSRASILVFSAAARHQIEEEFRDVPAKFGGLIPSEGIKGMVVYAEPPTACHEIQGPPNTTNYNGNWVILIARYNCSFERKIRMAQKAGYDAVIIHNVNSNRLEPMQARDPVGILIPSVFVSEITGLIIKENYLYDELYFVQINDDTPFNIAHLLLPFAIVVGICFLVMVIFMIVRCIKDRRRQRRHRLPNSSLKKIPTHKYTKGDPYETCAICLDDYAEGEKLRVLPCAHAYHTKCIDPWLTKNRRVCPVCKRKVFAADEQVVTDESDSDADDTTPLIREGHQGTQGGTFSRQRENPFSRARRSETRQRDMIHSSSSSDSEELSDTSDGESSISDGEPSSRTVFRAFDIHSINGELPDLECSVSSTKPHTVNLYTDAEELPAPIAQIINRNRRPVANSQICEIGSVVPIENEATNITDTDCEEIDIHV is encoded by the exons ATGAAACAGTGTTGCTTAAGCCACCAACTTCAGTTGTGGCTTACATTTCTCGTCTTTTGTGTGATGTGCAGCAGAGCAAGTATTTTAGTATTTTCTGCAGCTGCAAGGCATCAAATTGAAGAAGAATTTAGAGACGTACCTGCAAAATTTGGAGGTTTAATACCATCTGAAGGGATCAAG GGGATGGTTGTGTATGCAGAACCACCTACAGCGTGTCATGAAATACAGGGCCCTCCCAATACTACTAATTATAATGGTAATTGGGTAATTTTAATTGCTCGCTATAACTGTAGttttgaaagaaaaatacgaaTGGCACAGAAAGCAGGATATGACGCTGTAATTATACATAATGTGAACAGCAATAGATTAG AACCAATGCAAGCTAGAGATCCTGTAGGAATATTAATACCATCTGTATTTGTTAGCGAGATCACAGGATTGATTATTAAggaaaattatttatacgatGAATTGTATTTTGTACAAATTAATGATGATACTCCATTTAATATAGCACACTTGCTCTTACCTTTTGCTATTGTTGTTGGGATATGTTTTCTAGTCATGGTTATCTTTATG ATTGTTAGATGTATTAAAGATAGAAGAAGGCAACGAAGGCATAGGTTACCTAATTCAAGTTTGAAAAAAATTCCTACGCATAAATATACGAAAGGTGATCCATATGAAACATGTGCCATCTGTTTAGATGATTACGCAGAAGGTGAAAAATTAAGAGTTTTGCCTTGTGCACATG CTTATCATACAAAATGTATTGACCCTTGGCTGACAAAAAATCGTAGGGTTTGTCCCGTTTGTAAACGAAAAGTTTTTGCGGCGGATGAGCAAGTTGTTACTGACGAAAGTGATTCGGATGCCGATGACACGACACCTTTGATTCGTGAAGGTCATCAAG gaACTCAAGGTGGAACATTTTCACGACAAAGGGAGAATCCTTTTAGTCGTGCCAGAAGGTCGGAAACAAGGCAGCGCGATATGATTCATTCAAGCAGTAGTTCTGATTCTGAAGAATTGTCTGATACATCAGATGGTGAATCTAGTATAAGTGATGGAGAACCATCTAGTAGAACGGTTTTCAGAGCGTTTGATATTCATAGCATCAATG GTGAGTTGCCGGATTTAGAGTGTTCTGTGAGCAGTACTAAACCACACACGGTGAATTTATATACGGATGCCGAAGAGTTGCCAGCCCCTATTGCTCAAATAATAAATCGCAATAGACGACCCGTAGCGAATTCACAAATTTGTGAAATTGGATCTGTTGTACCAATTGAAAATGAAGCTACAAATATTACTGACACGGATTGTGAAGAGATCGATATTCACGTATAA
- the LOC126923559 gene encoding E3 ubiquitin-protein ligase Godzilla-like isoform X2 has protein sequence MKQCCLSHQLQLWLTFLVFCVMCSRASILVFSAAARHQIEEEFRDVPAKFGGLIPSEGIKGMVVYAEPPTACHEIQGPPNTTNYNGNWVILIARYNCSFERKIRMAQKAGYDAVIIHNVNSNRLEPMQARDPVGILIPSVFVSEITGLIIKENYLYDELYFVQINDDTPFNIAHLLLPFAIVVGICFLVMVIFMIVRCIKDRRRQRRHRLPNSSLKKIPTHKYTKGDPYETCAICLDDYAEGEKLRVLPCAHAYHTKCIDPWLTKNRRVCPVCKRKVFAADEQVVTDESDSDADDTTPLIREGHQGTQGGTFSRQRENPFSRARRSETRQRDMIHSSSSSDSEELSDTSDGESSISDGEPSSRTVFRAFDIHSINVP, from the exons ATGAAACAGTGTTGCTTAAGCCACCAACTTCAGTTGTGGCTTACATTTCTCGTCTTTTGTGTGATGTGCAGCAGAGCAAGTATTTTAGTATTTTCTGCAGCTGCAAGGCATCAAATTGAAGAAGAATTTAGAGACGTACCTGCAAAATTTGGAGGTTTAATACCATCTGAAGGGATCAAG GGGATGGTTGTGTATGCAGAACCACCTACAGCGTGTCATGAAATACAGGGCCCTCCCAATACTACTAATTATAATGGTAATTGGGTAATTTTAATTGCTCGCTATAACTGTAGttttgaaagaaaaatacgaaTGGCACAGAAAGCAGGATATGACGCTGTAATTATACATAATGTGAACAGCAATAGATTAG AACCAATGCAAGCTAGAGATCCTGTAGGAATATTAATACCATCTGTATTTGTTAGCGAGATCACAGGATTGATTATTAAggaaaattatttatacgatGAATTGTATTTTGTACAAATTAATGATGATACTCCATTTAATATAGCACACTTGCTCTTACCTTTTGCTATTGTTGTTGGGATATGTTTTCTAGTCATGGTTATCTTTATG ATTGTTAGATGTATTAAAGATAGAAGAAGGCAACGAAGGCATAGGTTACCTAATTCAAGTTTGAAAAAAATTCCTACGCATAAATATACGAAAGGTGATCCATATGAAACATGTGCCATCTGTTTAGATGATTACGCAGAAGGTGAAAAATTAAGAGTTTTGCCTTGTGCACATG CTTATCATACAAAATGTATTGACCCTTGGCTGACAAAAAATCGTAGGGTTTGTCCCGTTTGTAAACGAAAAGTTTTTGCGGCGGATGAGCAAGTTGTTACTGACGAAAGTGATTCGGATGCCGATGACACGACACCTTTGATTCGTGAAGGTCATCAAG gaACTCAAGGTGGAACATTTTCACGACAAAGGGAGAATCCTTTTAGTCGTGCCAGAAGGTCGGAAACAAGGCAGCGCGATATGATTCATTCAAGCAGTAGTTCTGATTCTGAAGAATTGTCTGATACATCAGATGGTGAATCTAGTATAAGTGATGGAGAACCATCTAGTAGAACGGTTTTCAGAGCGTTTGATATTCATAGCATCAATG TTCCCTAG
- the LOC126923525 gene encoding homeobox protein 9, which yields MTTMDSDSESQDSDEGRRFRFEATRKDNVQVDVKSGKSEQEFCYSDIEYKDKKDKSKHDCNREHRFSKELNIDNKDLKYSTKYTKHSVESRNSRREDNKDYKSVRDVSSDTKSTSLSSKHKTKDPKRHKNRDRNEHRSDRSQERCRSRNENDRSQNDKHRNKSNEKYKHHSCDKSRDKSYQSYKVRSEDHGKFRGESERYNIHKRMQAKEDEGQRLEEYSSPKNIGQGHSGNESLMKRDFSVESQGYKEELNLSEFDILSETDENMSDSSEIRNRNSLSRQHNKKSKKRNLSNEYDNSSKKHVARNESMEGSPKVNARKNDMLYGSSNNNSGTISDSSLGTTSPILMESRKDTVDLNSKEENLNFTEQTSLHLNNYDSVKVTDVHSSHMYTEKSTTYGPALPPQLITNSPTSMESNTDIHFIGLCSPKYDAQNTNERIEKDTLNSINRDNIMQNDSDVVFGPALPPHLLKHKCNNETNTKTIGPTLPNTIESFNDNEVDQIESDDEDGIGPLPVNHPALESNYVHRQLEQRAQLIKSEQKNEDYSMVNQREEWMIELPPTQINNLGLTARKFRMKAGPDMSDRSCWTDTPAKKAEKRKQREEEKLYNVQTSIRELFDESDETECQKNKKCEKSLLEIHQNQLQEKKRKEEKKARSTEQAIRRPFDRDIDLQVNRFDQAQKNAIINKAQRLDERFSRGKF from the exons ATGACTACGATGGATTCTGACTCGGAGAGTCAGGACAGTGATGAAGGACGACGATTTCGTTTTGAAGCCACCCGTAAAGATAATGTGCAAGTAGATGTAAAATCAGGAAAATCAGAACAGGAATTTTGCTATAGTGATATAGAATACAAAGATAAAAAAGACAAATCTAAACATGATTGTAATAGAGAACACAGATTTTCAAAAGAATTAAACATTGATAATAAAGACCTCAAATATTCTACTAAATACACAAAACATTCTGTCGAGTCAAGAAATTCAAGACGCGAAGATAATAAAGATTATAAAAGTGTAAGAGATGTCAGTTCGGATACTAAAAGTACTTCGTTATCCTCAAAGCATAAAACAAAAGACCCAAAACGACACAAAAATCGAGATCGAAACGAACATCGAAGCGACAGATCTCAAGAACGATGTCGTAGCAGAAATGAAAATGATAGATCTCAAAATGACAAGCATAGAAATAAATCTAACGAAAAGTATAAGCATCATAGTTGCGATAAAAGTCGTGATAAAAGTTATCAATCATATAAAGTAAGATCTGAAGATCACGGTAAGTTTCGTGGAGAGTCTGAaagatataatatacataaGAGGATGCAGGCAAAAGAAGATGAAGGGCAACGCTTAGAAGAATACTCCTCACCCAAAAATATAGGACAGGGTCATAGCGGTAATGAATCACTAATGAAAAGAGATTTTTCAGTGGAGAGTCAAGGATATAAGGAGGAATTAAATTTATCTGAATTTGACATCCTGTCGGAAACGGATGAAAATATGTCTGATAGTTCGGAAATAAGAAACAGGAACTCACTATCACGACAACATAATAAAAAgtcgaaaaaaagaaatttgagCAATGAATATGATAATTCATCGAAAAAGCACGTGGCACGAAACGAATCCATGGAAGGATCGCCAAAGGTAAATGCAAGGAAGAATGATATGTTGTATGGTTCCAGCAATAATAATTCTGGTACCATTTCAGATTCCTCATTAGGTACTACGTCGCCTATACTGATGGAATCAAggaaagatacagttgatttaAATAGTAAggaagaaaatttgaattttactgAGCAAACTTCCTTGCATCTTAATAATTACGACTCTGTAAAAGTAACAGATGTCCATTCATCTCATATGTATACTGAGAAATCTACGACATATGGACCGGCTTTGCCGCCGCAGTTAATAACTAATTCTCCCACTAGTATGGAATCAAATACAGATATACATTTTATAGGACTTTGTTCACCAAAATATGATGCACAGAATACAAATGAAAGAATTGAAAAAGACACACTAAATAGTATTAATCGagataatataatgcaaaacgATTCGGATGTTGTCTTTGGTCCAGCATTACcaccacatttattaaagcatAAATGTAATAATGAAACAAATACAAAAACCATAGGCCCTACTCTTCCAAATACCATAGAGTCGTTTAATGATAATGAAGTAGATCAAATAGAATCTGACGACGAAGACGGCATAGGTCCATTGCCGGTTAATCATCCAGCGTTAGAGAGTAATTATGTACATAGACAATTGGAACAAAGAGCGCAGCTAATTAAAAGTGAACAAAAGAACGAG GATTATAGTATGGTGAATCAACGGGAAGAATGGATGATCGAGTTACCTCCGACTCAGATCAATAATCTAGGATTAACAGCACGAAAATTTCGAATGAAAGCAGGTCCAGATATGTCTGATAGGTCGTGCTGGACAGATACTCCAGCAAAGAAAGCTGAGAAACGGAAACAACGa gaAGAAGAAAAACTGTACAATGTTCAAACATCAATTCGAGAGTTATTTgatgaaagtgatgaaactgaatgtcagaaaaataaaaaatgtgaaaAGTCACTTTTAGAAATACATCAAAACCAGCTTCAGGAGAAAAAACGG aaagaagagaaaaaggcaAGATCAACTGAGCAGGCAATTAGAAGACCATTTGACAGAGATATTGACTTACAAGTTAATCGATTTGATCAAGCTCAGAAGAATGCTATCATTAATAAAGCACAACGTTTGGATGAAAGATTTTCTCGTggaaagttttaa
- the LOC126923581 gene encoding phosphatidate cytidylyltransferase, mitochondrial: MEKLVGVPQLKELLKNFPRNMKFCFAYGSAAFKQLNNQSNNMVDLIFVVRNVNQWHVENLKLNPKHYAQPLRFFGHKAISNVQEKWGAKIYYNTLVQMPEGYIIKYGVISEISLIEDLLDWTDIYLAGRLHKPVKILVEPNEYSQLPTALVQNLHSAVHAALLLLPQHFTEVDFYKKIACLSYNGDFRMTFGENKEKVNNIVLPQLTYFKQLYSPILQHFENYVDIPKSEKMAVTCHQDTSPTAKIHHLNQLPRIPQVKLVRAWSQGPRSKDTEDCLRAIAYDPDCGEILEECLKEIVWRSSVTQSLKGIITAGFMKSVQYSVAKIMKMLQTNSHITSLSKLEPNQSKVKSIVEGVKNQAQSKETDKRME; encoded by the coding sequence ATGGAAAAGTTAGTAGGAGTTCCTCAATTGaaagaattacttaaaaatttCCCAAGAAACATGAAGTTTTGCTTTGCATATGGATCTGCTGCATTCAAACAATTAAACAATCAGTCTAACAATATGGTGGATCTTATATTTGTTGTTCGCAATGTAAACCAATGGCATgttgaaaatttgaaacttaATCCTAAACATTACGCTCAACCATTAAGATTTTTTGGACACAAAGCAATTAGTAATGTACAAGAAAAATGGGGtgctaaaatatattataatacattagTTCAAATGCCAGAAGGATATATTATCAAATATGGTGTAATTTCTGAAATTTCACTAATAGAAGATCTGTTAGATTGGACCGATATATATTTAGCAGGAAGGTTACATAAGCCAGTTAAAATACTCGTGGAACCAAATGAATATTCTCAATTACCTACAGCTCTGGTACAAAATTTACATTCAGCTGTACATGCAGCATTATTATTGCTTCCACAGCATTTTACGGAAGTTgacttttataaaaaaattgctTGTTTATCCTACAACGGTGATTTTCGAATGACTTTTGGTGAGAATAAAGAAAAAGTTAATAACATTGTTCTACCTCAGCTGACATACTTCAAGCAATTATATAGTCCAATTTTACAAcattttgaaaattatgttGATATTCCAAAGTCTGAGAAAATGGCTGTTACCTGTCATCAAGATACAAGTCCTACAGCTAAAATACATCATCTGAATCAGTTACCTAGAATACCACAAGTTAAACTTGTCCGAGCATGGTCTCAAGGTCCTAGATCAAAGGATACTGAAGATTGCTTACGAGCAATTGCCTATGATCCTGATTGTGGTGAAATATTAGAGGAATGCTTGAAAGAAATTGTATGGAGATCCAGTGTTACCCAAAGTTTAAAAGGGATTATAACTGCTGGATTTATGAAATCTGTTCAGTACAGTGTAGCAAAAATAATGAAGATGTTACAAACAAATTCACATATAACATCCCTTTCAAAACTAGAGCCAAATCAAAGTAAAGTCAAAAGCATAGTGGAAGGTGTGAAGAACCAAGCACAATCAAAGGAAACAGACAAGCGCATGGAGTAa
- the LOC126923616 gene encoding COP9 signalosome complex subunit 6, whose amino-acid sequence MEVEENNAAASTDTPMEVDEDNSGKTNITSTNPPSAIKVMASSGTVGSVSISLHPLVIMNVSEHWTRLRAQEGSDQLVYGALIGKQKGRNIEIMNSFELMFTCIKDDVIIDRDYYNTKEEQFKQVFSEMDFLGWYTTGDMPNERDITVHKQLCEINESPVLLKLDPRPKNTDQLSVSMYESVIDLVNGEATMLFVPLTYTLATEEAERIGVDHVARMCSNDQGESSLVAEHLTAQHSAIKMLHSRVKLVLKYVQAVQNGELKGNHEVLRAACSLGHRLPVLNNPKFKADFYNQCNDFGLMTYLGIITKGCNNINQFVNKFNILYDRQGVGRRLRSLFL is encoded by the exons ATGGAGGTTGAGGAAAATAACGCAGCGGCTTCAACGGATACACCGATGGAAGTTGACGAGGATAATTCTGGAAAAACTAATATCACATCAACAAATCCTCCTAGTGCTATCAAAGTAATGGCATCTTCTGGAACTGTTGGCTCTGTTTCTATCAGTCTTCATCCTCTTGTCATAATGAATGTTAGCGAGCATTGGACTAGGCTTCGTGCTCAAGAAGGGTCAGATCAACTag tatATGGAGCACTAATTGGCAAGCAAAAAGGACGCAATATAGAAATTATGAATTCTTTTGAATTAATGTTTACATGTATTAAAGATGATGTTATAATTGATAGAGATTATTATAATACTAAGGAAGAACAATTTAAACAAGTGTTTAGTGAAATGGATTTTCTTGGGTGGTATACTACAGGTGATATGCCCAATGAAAGAGACATTACAGTACATAAACAACTTTGTGAAATTAACGAAAGCCCTGTGTTATTGAAACTTGATCCAAGACCAAAAAATACTGAT CAACTCTCTGTGTCCATGTATGAATCTGTGATTGATTTGGTAAATGGAGAAGCTACAATGTTGTTTGTTCCATTGACTTACACATTGGCAACAGAGGAAGCAGAAAGAATTGGAGTGGATCATGTAGCAAGAATGTGTAGCAATGATCAAGGAGAAAGTTCATTGG TTGCAGAGCATCTTACTGCACAACATAGTGCTATAAAAATGTTGCATTCAAGGGTAAAACTAGTTCTGAAATATGTACAAGCTGTACAAAATGGAGAATTAAAGGGAAATCATGAAGTTTTAAGAGCAGCCTGTTCTTTGGGTCATAGATTACCAGTTTTAAATAATCCCAAATTCAAAGCTGACttttataac CAATGTAATGACTTTGGTCTAATGACATATCTCGGCATCATAACAAAAGGTTGCAACAATATTAATCAATTTGTTAATAAGTTTAATATTTTGTATGATAGACAAGGTGTAGGTCGTCGATTGCGGAGCCTTTTCTTGTGA